The nucleotide window GTGCTTATAAATTAGCTACAGGCAAGCGGCGTGATGTTGCTCATTGGTTGGGAACGTACTAAAGAAACATTAAATCACCTGAGTTCAATCACCGGGATTCCGGTAATTGAGTTATACCAATCATTTCGGGGTTCTCCAGAGAACGGGGGTGGCACTTGGATACACCCGAAACTGGCAGTCAGATTTGGCATTTGGCTTTCGGATGAGTTCGGCTATCAAGTCGAGCAATGGGTTGAAGAATGGGTGCTAAAAGGGCAATCAACAGTTTTTGATTCCAAGGTTCTGGAATTGGAGAACAAATTAGAAACAGCAATCGAGGCGATCGCCCAGTTACAAGCCCAAGTTCAAAGCCTGCTGCCCCCGTCATCCGATTTCATACCCCCTGGCTGGGATGTCGAAGTGTGGAACCAGTTACCCCCACAAGACAAACGCCATTTCCGCTTTCTGTCCCGCCGCCGTGGTTTTCGCCCCTCGCAGCAGGGTCAAACTGAGCCGTTAGCCTTGCCCTCTGTCACCGTTGAGCAGTTGAAGGAACAGCAACGGGCTGAAATAGCGCAGTTAGTTGGTGAAGTCTCCCCTGAAGAAAAACAACGGTTGCAGGCTGCAAAACTCCAGGCACTCCGTGAATTTTGGTCACAGGCTCCAGAAGAAGACCAAGAAAATATGCCATTTTAGACATTGAGTTAAAAATATGACCAGTAAATTAATTACCCCAGAATCCCCTCTGCTGGTTCCTCCTTTGTTGGCCGCAGAGATTGGTTTAACCGAAGCAATGATACTTCAGCAAATACATTACTTCTGCCAAATCTCCAAACACATCAAGCGTGATGGTAGGCGTTGGTTTTGGAAGACGCTCAAGGATTGGGGCGAAACTCTACCGTTTCTTAAACCTTCTGCAATTAGAAGAGCGATCGCTAACTTGAGGGATAAATTTAAGTTGATTGATGTCTGCCGCCACAGTGAGAAAACTTGGTATCAAGCTAACTGGTTCACAGTTAACGTTGAGAACGTACAAGCCTTGTGGAATCGCATTTGTCAAAATCAGCAGATCGATGTGAGCAATTTGGACATATCGATCTGCTCACTGCCAGCAGATCATAACAGAGACTTCCCTCTCAAAGACTTCGCTTCACAACAACACAGTGCTGTTGAGCTTGAAAAAAGTGAGGACGAGGAAACTGAGATTTTGGAATGTGACCAAGAACCAATTTGCCAAACCCCAGAGTTAGAGTTACCCCAAGTTACTTACTTCGTTGATGAACCAGAGCAGGTTGACTCAACGGGAGTGAAAGACCATCATCAAGACGAGCTTTCTGGCGCGGTAGATGAAGCCCAATTAAATGTGTCTAAGCAAGAAATTGTCGAGGTTTGTAACGAGTTGAGAAGGCTGCGAATAAACCCGCAACCCTGCTTGGGGGTTATCAAGAAATACTGGGTGAATGTTTACGGAGCGATCGCTGCGGTGAAGGAAGCTGTACAAGAAGGATGGTGCAAAAATCCCACTGGTCTGTTTATCAATTCGTGCAAGAGTGGCACTAAGGGGAAGAATACGGTGACAGCGCCAGTAGACGCATGGTTCAGTTGGGCCTACAAACAAAGGATAGTTGGGGCAATGTCAGGTGGCGTAGTCTATACACCAAACGGGGAACCTGTTGATTTGCAACAGATGATGAAGTTGTATCCTTGTCCTCAATAACGAACGACTATGCGATCGCGCTGTGTGAAAAACAACTTCAAGTTGATTGATGTCTGCCGACACAGTGAAAAGACTTGGTATCAAGCCAACTGGTTCACCGTTAACGTCGAGAACGTCCAAGCCCTATGGAATCGGATTTGTCAAAATCAGCAGATCGATGTGAGCAATTTGGAACTATCGATTTGCTCACAGCCGGCAGATCATAACAAAGACTTACCCCTCAAAGACTTCGCTTCACAACAACACAGCGCTGTTGAGCCTTTTAAAAGTGAGGAACTGGAAAACGAGAATTTGGAGTGTGATCAAGAAGGGGCAGGCCAAACCCCAGAGTTAGAGTTACCCCAAGTTACTTACTTCGTTGATGAACCAGAGCAGGTTGACTCAATTACCGAGATAGATACTCATGAGGGCCATTCTTCCGCCGCCCCGGTCGCGTCGAATTTTTATGATGAAGACTCTGATGATAATGATTACACTAAGCCGCAAGAAAAATTAGTACAGCCGAGTCAGCAAGAGGTTCAGGAAGTTTTGCAGCAGTTGAGGGAGATTCCTTGTACGCCACAGTTTCGGTTAAATGGGAAAATTCAGCGTACAGTTAAGCGGTATTGGGCAAATGTACCGGGGGCGATCGCTTACTTGAAAGAGGCAGTGCGGACTTGGAAGGGGGTCAAGTCACCGGAGGCTGTGTTTGTTGCGGCTTGTAGGGAGGGGCGGAAACCAGAGACGCAGCAGGCTAAGTCTGGAGTGATCGCTTGGTTTGAGTGGGCGAGGGAAAACAGGATTGTGATTGCTATGTCGGGTGAGGTCGTGTACACGCCGGATGGTGAGGCTGTGGCGTTGAGCGAGATGATGCGGCGGTTTCCTCTACAGGGGTAGGATTTTGTGTCTCATCGAAATACTCAAGCATTTTGAGCGTCTTCCCTAAATGAGCGAAGCAGCCATATATGCTGTTATGACTGGAATTATGCTACGTCTTCTATTCTAAAGATTTACTCTATAATTTATTTCTAATTATCTTTCTTTTTGCACAAGTATAGCAAGATATCATCATTTTCAAAATTGCTAATATTCCTCCTTTTAGATTTACATATTATTACGCACAGGTTTAGTTTTTCTGATAAAATCTTTTGAGATTAATGTCGGATATTTCTATAGAGCCTAACTTTTTTTAATATGTTTATTACAAATATTTAATATTTATTAGGTAGAATTACTTTTTATAAAATAATTCCTATAATTAATAGAAAAATTGTTTATGGAAAAAAATCTTTTAAAAACAGAGCTTAAAGCTAAAGGTTGTAAATATACTGTTCAGCGTGAGATGATTTTGCAAATATTTCAGAATTTGCCAAAAGGTAATCATTTAAACGCAGATGGAGTGTACAAGATACTGAAAGAAGATGGGCAGAGGATGAATTTGTCTACTGTGTACCGCAATTTAAAAGTAATGGTGAATTTAGGAATTTTACGAGAAGTTGCGCTACCAAAATCACAGAAACACTATGAAATGAATCAAGGTAGTATTCATCATCACATCGTCTGTACTCAGTGCCATAAGATTATGGAGTTTGATAATTACAGTATCCTAAAACAGGGTTGGAAACAAGCAGAAGAATTAGGATTAGAACTTCTTGATTGCCAATTGAATTTACGTACAGTATGTTCAGAAGCTTTACAGATGGGTTGGCCAACATCATTACCAAATAATTGGGTATGTTCCCGATCCATTTCAGCAGTAACAGATGAACTTTTAAATAAAAAAATATCAGATTCTAAAAGTAATATTAGGAAATTAGTGCTATGCCAAATTGAGTTGAAAAATGATTACATTGCATTGTATATCATAAAAGATGAAAGCCATAGAATAGAGCAAGACTTAAAATTAATTGAAGGATGGCGCTTTTCAAGAATGGATAATGGCTGGTATTTTCTAATAGAACAAGCACTAGATGTGCTAGATTTTTTAAATGGAATATACCAAATTGAGATAATAAACCCATATATAGGAATCATATTTGATTTCTGAAAAAGACTGCGAGATAATACGGAGAGAAATAGCAGTCTAATAACGAACAATGGGAAACCAGCATCTAGAAATGGCGATCGCAGAATTACAAGAATTTATCGATAGTCGTCCAGATGCGCGTGAGGTAAGGAAAGCTTTAGCGGTGAAGCTTGTTTACTGGAGTTTAGACTAAGCAACAAAAAACGGCCCAGGAACGCTGAGTTGAAAGCAAACAGGCTTCAGGCATGAAAATCGACAATCTTAAGCAGATTCTGCTTGTTGTTTACGTGGCTTGGTTGTAGTTTTTCTGACAACAGGATAACGAATTCTACGTTGTCGTGGTATTCCTGATTTCCAGCCTGGGGACTTTCCGCGAGGTTTGGGTGGACGGGCAGGAGTACCAATTGTCGCTAAAATGCTGCTCATTGCCTGAGCAACCCTTCCCGGAGTCAAACTAACTAAAAACTTTTGCCAAGGTAGAGGGTTATCAGCAACGATATCACGCGCCAACCACAATTCCCAAGTCATAATGGGCATTAAGTCGCTCCAACGCTCACATTGTTTAGGGGTAGTGAGTTTTGGAAGAGTCCAGTGTAAGCGTTGCTTCAAAAATCGATACCAGTGGTCAACAGTAAAACGACGCAGATAAAGTTGCCAAACTTCTTCTAAAGGCGGCATTTGTTCTCCAAGCCAAGCTAACCACAAAGGTTTTGAAACTCTTGGAGTTCCTTGCTCATTCAAACGTTCAACCCGAATCAAGGACATTGGACGTGTAGCGCATAAGCGAAAGTGTAAATTTGACCACAAGCTCACCTTGATACGTCCTAGTTTGACATGGTTTACTTCTATAGTTTGAGTGGCTTCACTCCATGTCGAAGCATCATTCAACTTAAATTTATCACCATGCTTCTTCGGTCGTCCCTTGCCAGAATATGGTGGCGGTGCGCCCCATAAACATAAGTTTGAACGTAAACGGACAATAATATCTGCTTTGATATCGGCTGTTTTCAAAACGAAAGGGGCGCAGCCGTACTCACTGTCCCAAACCGAAATTGGTCTGGTAGGTAAATTTTCACAAACTTGTTGTAGTTGCCATGCTGCTTTTTGGATTGGGCTTTCCCAACTGGTAATTCGCTCATGCCTCAACGGTAATGCCCAACTGCCCGAACTCTCTGGTATCCAAGCAATGGTGCTATAACCCTGACCAACAGTAATTGGTTTGTCTCCCCCCATTGAAACACTGCTGTGTTCAATCGTCCTTTCCTGTAAAGTTACTGCATCTGGGCGTGACCAAGCTGTGTGGTCGCCAGCCAATAATGGACGACCCTGTTGTGGCATTTGTTTGATGTATAACTGCATTAATTTCTGCCGTTGTGGTCTGCTATCTTGCAATGCTTCGTAGATACTTGGCCACTTACGTCTAAATGCTGTTGATAGCGATAAATCTGCCAAACTGTAAGCGTTCCGAGTCAGCAATATTGCATCCATCAGTTCAAAAGTTGCATCATGCGCTCTTCCCAAATAGCTGTACGCTGCTTGACGAAATTCCTCTAATTTGGCACGGTTCATATTGGCAGATGAGAGTTGGTGGTTCTTCTCTCAGCTTCTGCTAATAGGGGGACTGTGTTCAAGCACACCCCTTATTTTTTCGTTGTCGCACCGGGAACTAGTCTAAACTCCAGTTGTTTATCAAGGGTATAAGTATGAGGAAATTCAAACAATTTTAGATGTATCGGTTGGTTCAATAACAAGCTGGAAGCAAGCTTACAAGGAAGATGGAATTTGCGGATTGCGCTTAAATTATAAAGGCAGAAAGAGTTACCTGAGCGATAAACAGAGAGAAGAAGTATTAAGTTGGTTGCAAACTAAGGAGATTTGGGAACTGGGTGAATTGGAGTACAAATTGGCATTTGAATATGATGTCATCTACGAATCGAAACGGAGTTATTATGATTTATTTGACGCTGCAGGAATTAGTTGGAAAAAAACTACTGGCTTAAACCCAAAGGCTGATCAGGAGGCTGTAGCTGCAAAAAAAAAACAGATTGAAACATTGTTGGCAAACAATAGGCAGGAAATAGAATCCCGCAAACTGAGAGTATTACTAATAGATGAGTGTCATCTATTATGGGGAGATTTAACTGGTTATGTTTGGGGTGCAACTGACCAAGAAATAGCAATCAAAGTCGTTAACGAACGAGAAAAACAGACATACTATGGGGCAGTTGATTATCTTGATGGCAACTTACTTCTTAAAGCTTATAATGCTGGTAACTCAAACAATACGATTGATTACTTACATTATTTATTAGACTCTTCTCCCAACCAAAGATTACTTCTTCTATGGGATGGTGCTTCTTATCATCGTTCACATCTGGTTCAAAACTTTTTAAGTGAGATAAATCAAGGTTTACCTCCAGAGCAATGGAAAATTCATTGCATTCGCTTTGCTCCTAATTGCCCATCACAAAATCCTATAGAAGATATTTGGTTACAAGCAAAAACCTGGGTGAGGCGTTTTTATGCTTTAATCCCAACATTCTCCCATTTAAAATGGATGTTTGAGTGGTTTATCCGAAACACTTCATTTGATTTTCTGTCTCTTCAGATGTACGGAGTTTTTTCAGAAATCAAATACTAGTCCTATATAATATTAGATATTGTTAAAAAATGTTTAAATAATTAACTAAATATGCTTAGTTTAATCCATGTTCTACATATAGATGACCTTAACAATTGATAAAAGATTTGCTATTCTATTTTTATTAAATATATGTTCTAAAAACTATTAAATAAACTTAAATGTATTTGTAAAAATAAAACTTTAGGATTTTTACAAATCTAAATTAATTTAATTTGTATTACTCTTTGTTGTATGAATATCTATGTAAGAGCTTATTCGTAAAATAAAGTAAAGTACTTACTTTGTAAGATTTGCAAAAAGTAAAAATTTAAGTTAAAACAACGCTTATTTGCTAAAATTTAAATTTAGTAATGATTTGAACCTCCTCAATATTTTTTTACAAGTTAACTCTAACATCAAATAAGCACACTTAATTGCTACAGGATTATAAATTTTTAACAATATTTATATAAATTATTAACGCCCGTTTATAATGTTTAAAATTGTTGATGTAGATAAACCAACACAAGCTGCTAATTCTTCTAAAGCCACTTGTTCCTTTACATTACTGTTGAGCATTTCTGTTGCTATTGCTACATAGTTTGGATTGGCGATGCTGTTAGGGCTTTCGTAAGGTTTGCTTTGAAGATTAATGCTAGCAATACGCTCATCATTTATTGAATTTTTCATTCGGTAAGCTGCAATTTTGACGGCTTGATGAGCTTGGAGGTATGCCAAGTAGTAGCGTATCACCGCTAATTTTTTTTGTTGCTTGCCTTCATGTAGACGAGCTTGAAATATTCTTTTTTCATCAAAAGCGCTAATTAACTTAATTGGATCAAGGGTAATACTTAAGTAAAAGCTACTTTCCTTTTCTTCAGAGTCATCAGGTGAGTTGTAACTTGTAGTCATAGAAGGAGATACTTCTATAGATACAACATCCTGAAAAGCACGCCATCCTGTAGCAGATTTTGCTTCTATTACTTCCGAAGAATTATTTTCAGCAATAGTAGCTAATTGTTCAATAATTTTTAGATCATTCTGTGTAATATCTGTTTGTAACAACTCTAATTTATTAGCTTGGTTAGGTTCTTGTTCTGATGCACTTGTGGGTAAAGAATGGCAAAAAACAAGCATAACAAGCAAATATATAGAGTAGCGCTTGAAAAACAAATAGTAGTTAGTATTGAAGAGTCTTATAACTTGATCCATTGGTGTAGATTGTTTGCAAAATTGTGTTTAATATTGGCTGTACAAAGCAT belongs to Nostoc sp. NIES-3756 and includes:
- a CDS encoding KilA-N domain-containing protein, translating into MLLIGWERTKETLNHLSSITGIPVIELYQSFRGSPENGGGTWIHPKLAVRFGIWLSDEFGYQVEQWVEEWVLKGQSTVFDSKVLELENKLETAIEAIAQLQAQVQSLLPPSSDFIPPGWDVEVWNQLPPQDKRHFRFLSRRRGFRPSQQGQTEPLALPSVTVEQLKEQQRAEIAQLVGEVSPEEKQRLQAAKLQALREFWSQAPEEDQENMPF
- a CDS encoding Fur family transcriptional regulator, with the protein product MEKNLLKTELKAKGCKYTVQREMILQIFQNLPKGNHLNADGVYKILKEDGQRMNLSTVYRNLKVMVNLGILREVALPKSQKHYEMNQGSIHHHIVCTQCHKIMEFDNYSILKQGWKQAEELGLELLDCQLNLRTVCSEALQMGWPTSLPNNWVCSRSISAVTDELLNKKISDSKSNIRKLVLCQIELKNDYIALYIIKDESHRIEQDLKLIEGWRFSRMDNGWYFLIEQALDVLDFLNGIYQIEIINPYIGIIFDF
- a CDS encoding NF041680 family putative transposase, which translates into the protein MNRAKLEEFRQAAYSYLGRAHDATFELMDAILLTRNAYSLADLSLSTAFRRKWPSIYEALQDSRPQRQKLMQLYIKQMPQQGRPLLAGDHTAWSRPDAVTLQERTIEHSSVSMGGDKPITVGQGYSTIAWIPESSGSWALPLRHERITSWESPIQKAAWQLQQVCENLPTRPISVWDSEYGCAPFVLKTADIKADIIVRLRSNLCLWGAPPPYSGKGRPKKHGDKFKLNDASTWSEATQTIEVNHVKLGRIKVSLWSNLHFRLCATRPMSLIRVERLNEQGTPRVSKPLWLAWLGEQMPPLEEVWQLYLRRFTVDHWYRFLKQRLHWTLPKLTTPKQCERWSDLMPIMTWELWLARDIVADNPLPWQKFLVSLTPGRVAQAMSSILATIGTPARPPKPRGKSPGWKSGIPRQRRIRYPVVRKTTTKPRKQQAESA